One Solea senegalensis isolate Sse05_10M linkage group LG3, IFAPA_SoseM_1, whole genome shotgun sequence genomic window carries:
- the nit1 gene encoding deaminated glutathione amidase, with the protein MFRCIVGSLAWRLRIRLQNRMSHSLAAVCQVTATPDKEANFSACKQLVEEAKQRGASMVFLPEGFDYIGSSREETLSLSESLTGDTVSRYTQLARKLDVWLSLGGFHERGPKWETDRRIYNSHIIINEKGDIVSVYRKSHLFDVELPEKGVSLKESAFTIPGSSLVSPVQTPIGKIGLGICYDLRFPELSLALQRHGAEILTYPSAFTVATGAAHWEVLLRARAIETQCFVLAAAQVGQHHEKRSSYGRALAVDPWGEVLGDCGGEKPGMVLVEIDLDKVSSTRRNMPVQQHRRDSDFYDGVEKT; encoded by the exons ATGTTCAGGTGCATTGTGGGATCATTAGCTTGGAGACTCAGGATCAGGCTGCAAAACAG GATGTCTCACTCCCTGGCTGCAGTCTGTCAGGTCACGGCCACCCCAGACAAAGAGGCCAACTTCTCTGCCTGCAAGCAGCTGGTGGAGGAAGCCAAACAGCGAGGAGCAAGCATGGTCTTTCTGCCTGAAGGCTTTGACTACATCGGATCCAGTCGCGAGGAGACGTTGTCGCTGTCTGAGAGTCTGACAGGAGACACAGTCTCCCGTTACACCCAGCTCGCCAg GAAGTTGGACGTGTGGCTGTCTCTTGGGGGATTTCATGAGCGAGGACCTAAATGGGAGACTGACAGACGAATCTACAACAGTCACATCATAATTAATGAGaaag GTGACATTGTTTCAGTCTACAGGAAGTCTCACTTGTTTGACGTGGAACTGCCAGAAAAAGGTGTATCCCTCAAAGAAAGTGCCTTCACCATCCCTGGATCTTCCCTCGTGTCTCCGGTCCAAACTCCCATCGGCAag aTTGGTTTGGGTATCTGCTATGACCTTAGATTCCCAGAGTTATCGCTGGCGCTGCAAAGACACGGTGCCGAGATCCTGACTTACCCATCAGCCTTCACCGTAGCCACAGGAGCTGCTCACTGGGAG GTGCTGCTTCGCGCCCGTGCCATCGAGACCCAGTGTTTCGTATTGGCGGCGGCGCAGGTCGGTCAACACCACGAGAAGCGCTCGTCATACGGCCGCGCCCTGGCAGTGGACCCCTGGGGCGAGGTGCTGGGTGACTGTGGAGGAGAGAAACCAGGCATGGTGCTGGTGGAGATCGACCTGGACAAAGTCAGCAGCACAAGGAGAAACATGCCGGTGCAGCAGCACCGCAGAGACTCTGACTTCTATGACGGTGTTGAGAAAACTTGA
- the pfdn2 gene encoding prefoldin subunit 2: MAANSSSTVSKPSGSSGGKQSGPSAEQVVATFQKMRQEQRSMASKAAELEMEINEHSLVVDTLKDVDPSRKCFRLVGGVLVERTVKEVLPALENNKEQISKIVESLNTQMQTKGRELTEYRERYNIRLVGEGEGQGQGQSATSSRDSEGGGSKSGAGVLVS; the protein is encoded by the exons ATGgcagccaacagcagcagcacggtTAGCAAGCCGAGCGGCAGCTCTGGAGGAAAGCAGTCCGGTCCTTCGGCCGAACAG gtggTGGCCACGTTTCAGAAGATGCGCCAGGAACAACGCAGTATGGCCTCCAAAGCTGCAGAGTTGGAGATGGAGATCAATGAGCACAG CTTAGTCGTTGACACGTTGAAGGATGTGGATCCTTCGAGGAAATGTTTTCGTCTAGTAGGAGGAGTTTTGGTGGAGAGGACGGTAAAAGAAGTTCTACCAGCgttggaaaacaacaaagagcag ATATCCAAAATAGTCGAGTCCCTCAACACACAGATGCAGACGAAAGGACGGGAACTGACAGAGTACAGGGAACGCTACAACATCCGCTTGGTGGGAGAGGGTGAAGGACAGGGACAAGGACAGTCGGCGACGTCTTCCAGGGACAGCGAAGGAGGCGGCTCAAAAAGCGGTGCTGGGGTTTTAGTGTCTTag